One genomic region from Nostoc sphaeroides encodes:
- a CDS encoding DUF928 domain-containing protein has product MKSNSQQIKLFLVVAFSCTSLLVSLTPVLAKPIASSPSDDRPSAKTNLAQATAFNQPSLPSGPPPGGRVRGGAKRDGGDACPVPISKTDLTALVPFTEEPNSVINVWGQTTVEHPSWFFYVPYTKDLPYAVKFVLQDEGLNEIYQEAIALPDKPGVIRVSLPTTAPTLALNKQYRWFLTVNCEQRHNSTLTFVEGVIQRIELKPAAIKQLETTEPLERYAIYAQNGIWYEALTTLAQLRDQNPKDARLQAEWRNLLSSIRLDDIAAEPIVSEKP; this is encoded by the coding sequence ATGAAGTCAAATTCACAACAGATAAAACTGTTTTTAGTAGTAGCTTTTAGCTGCACCAGTTTACTAGTTAGCCTGACTCCAGTACTGGCAAAACCAATTGCTTCTTCACCTAGCGATGATCGCCCTAGTGCTAAAACGAATCTTGCTCAAGCCACAGCCTTTAATCAACCCTCACTTCCATCTGGCCCCCCTCCTGGAGGTCGCGTTCGTGGTGGAGCGAAGCGCGACGGCGGGGATGCATGTCCAGTTCCTATTAGTAAAACTGACCTGACTGCTTTAGTGCCCTTTACTGAAGAACCTAACTCAGTGATTAATGTCTGGGGACAGACAACGGTAGAACACCCAAGTTGGTTTTTCTATGTGCCGTATACCAAAGATTTGCCCTATGCAGTTAAATTTGTGCTGCAAGATGAGGGCTTGAACGAGATTTACCAAGAAGCGATCGCTCTACCAGATAAACCAGGAGTCATTCGCGTTTCTCTGCCTACCACTGCTCCTACCTTGGCACTAAACAAACAATATCGCTGGTTTTTAACCGTTAACTGTGAGCAGCGACATAATTCTACCCTGACTTTTGTCGAAGGGGTAATACAACGAATCGAACTCAAACCAGCCGCGATCAAACAGCTAGAAACTACAGAACCTCTAGAGCGCTATGCTATCTATGCCCAAAATGGGATATGGTACGAGGCACTGACGACACTGGCCCAACTGCGCGATCAAAATCCTAAAGATGCAAGACTACAAGCAGAGTGGCGGAATTTGTTAAGCAGCATCCGCTTAGATGATATTGCAGCAGAACCAATTGTTTCGGAAAAACCTTAA
- a CDS encoding DUF1822 family protein, with protein MNKIKETLTFTGPIPPNGRHRAEELCRRQATQKKAEQVYLNTLSVSFVNSYLQYMGFETDLDKSDSWNPVQQTLMDVADLSLKNLGSLECRPVVEDAQFIYVPPEVQSNRIGYVAVQIKKSFREATLLGFVRQVQTDLLAINQLQPLDNLLEYLEELTQVRQAELVSQSITDNKTLVKLKQWLSNIFEAGWQEIETLFDNQRTNPDWNLRSANGSFVSRGKLIDLGKAGTIQSVILVVGFIQEKEQEIDIIVEVHPKSGEIYLPPNLQLMVLDFEGVEGESIMKAQTRSTNKNIQLQFSGDVGERFSIKLVLGNISVIESFLI; from the coding sequence ATGAACAAAATCAAAGAAACTCTAACATTTACAGGGCCTATACCGCCAAATGGCAGACATCGAGCAGAAGAGTTATGTAGGCGACAAGCTACGCAAAAAAAAGCTGAACAAGTTTATCTCAATACTTTGTCTGTGTCTTTCGTAAACTCTTATCTACAATACATGGGTTTTGAGACAGACTTAGACAAGAGCGATAGCTGGAACCCTGTACAGCAGACACTTATGGATGTAGCTGATTTGTCGCTAAAAAACTTGGGATCGTTAGAATGCCGCCCAGTGGTTGAAGATGCACAATTTATTTACGTACCGCCTGAAGTCCAGTCAAATCGAATTGGCTATGTGGCTGTGCAGATCAAGAAATCATTTCGAGAAGCAACGCTGCTGGGATTTGTCAGGCAGGTACAAACTGATTTGTTAGCAATCAACCAATTGCAACCTTTGGACAATCTACTGGAGTATTTAGAAGAACTTACTCAAGTGAGGCAAGCTGAGTTGGTTTCTCAATCGATCACTGACAACAAGACTTTAGTTAAATTAAAACAATGGTTGTCAAATATTTTTGAGGCTGGTTGGCAAGAAATTGAAACTCTCTTTGATAATCAAAGAACTAATCCAGATTGGAATCTAAGAAGTGCTAATGGTTCTTTTGTTAGCAGGGGTAAGCTGATTGATTTAGGAAAAGCAGGAACTATTCAATCTGTAATTCTAGTGGTTGGCTTCATTCAAGAGAAAGAGCAGGAAATAGACATTATCGTAGAAGTACATCCTAAATCGGGAGAAATTTATCTGCCACCAAATCTCCAACTGATGGTGCTTGACTTTGAAGGAGTAGAGGGAGAATCTATTATGAAAGCGCAAACTAGAAGCACTAACAAAAATATTCAATTGCAGTTTAGTGGCGATGTGGGAGAACGTTTTAGTATTAAATTGGTATTGGGGAATATTAGCGTTATCGAAAGTTTTCTCATCTGA
- a CDS encoding DUF1822 family protein has product MNNSPYQLDDSALTLPISQSARITAQQFANQQPNSEKAEQVRLNTLAVWVVNDYLEMMDIPTDLQASDSWNPIMRLCGNVADLEMPSIGRLECRPVHLHQQICSIPPETWEERVGYLVVQFDESFQEARLLGFIPSVATETLPLAQLQPLEAFIDHLDQLGQSPVSPIVDLSQWFAGIFETGWQTIESLWNVPELRPTYAFRSADTVELNALNQPESITKRAKLIDLGIQILNQPVMLIVEISPEKDEQTSIHLQLHATGNHIYLPPGVHLTVLDSSGTVFLNAQSRRLDNYIQLQFRGEPREQFSVKVAINDTSITEHFRI; this is encoded by the coding sequence ATGAATAACTCCCCCTACCAGCTAGACGATTCCGCTTTAACATTACCGATTTCCCAATCAGCTCGCATAACTGCCCAGCAATTTGCTAACCAGCAGCCAAATTCTGAAAAAGCAGAGCAAGTTCGGCTGAATACACTGGCTGTGTGGGTGGTGAATGACTACTTAGAAATGATGGATATTCCAACTGACCTGCAAGCTAGTGACAGCTGGAATCCCATCATGCGTCTCTGTGGGAATGTAGCCGACTTAGAAATGCCCTCAATTGGTCGTCTAGAGTGTCGCCCTGTCCATCTGCATCAGCAGATATGTTCCATTCCTCCAGAAACCTGGGAAGAACGAGTGGGTTATTTAGTAGTTCAATTTGATGAATCGTTCCAAGAAGCTCGGCTGCTTGGTTTTATCCCTAGTGTCGCAACTGAAACGCTGCCTTTAGCGCAACTGCAACCATTGGAAGCATTTATCGACCACTTGGATCAACTAGGCCAATCCCCAGTTAGTCCAATAGTAGATTTGAGTCAGTGGTTTGCTGGTATATTTGAGACAGGTTGGCAGACTATTGAATCTCTGTGGAATGTGCCGGAACTCAGACCAACTTATGCCTTTCGCAGTGCTGATACTGTGGAACTAAATGCCCTTAACCAACCAGAATCAATTACTAAACGTGCAAAACTGATTGATTTGGGTATCCAAATTCTTAACCAACCCGTCATGTTGATTGTGGAAATCAGCCCAGAAAAAGATGAGCAAACCAGTATTCATCTGCAATTGCACGCCACTGGGAATCACATCTACTTGCCACCAGGAGTTCACCTCACCGTTTTAGATAGTTCGGGAACAGTATTTCTAAATGCTCAATCTAGAAGATTAGATAACTACATTCAGTTGCAGTTTCGCGGTGAACCTAGAGAGCAATTTAGCGTAAAGGTGGCTATAAATGATACTAGCATTACAGAACATTTTCGGATTTAA
- a CDS encoding sigma-70 family RNA polymerase sigma factor, whose protein sequence is MTNDWRKQLDVQLKELALKAQQHPHATNEQRIALTRLMNVIWQSGRLIHPYKGQFQLLYEDIYDEAVQNLFLYLCQNNNINNYDPERGEVITWVNMLLSKRFFPEAIPKVIGKGNEINLEDSHLENLPSSQSQPMSLSEKIIECIESDPELIFCKEHIKGHPEANFQAIAKRRYSGISWKDISAEWGIGITSLHSFYQRCLKKFTDKLQEYICI, encoded by the coding sequence ATGACTAACGACTGGAGAAAACAACTAGATGTACAACTTAAAGAATTAGCGCTCAAAGCCCAACAACACCCACACGCAACCAACGAACAGCGCATAGCTTTAACACGGCTGATGAATGTCATTTGGCAGTCGGGTAGACTTATTCATCCTTATAAGGGCCAATTTCAACTACTTTATGAAGATATTTATGATGAGGCAGTGCAAAATTTATTTTTATATCTTTGTCAAAATAACAATATTAATAACTATGATCCAGAACGCGGCGAAGTTATAACCTGGGTAAATATGCTATTGAGTAAACGCTTTTTTCCAGAAGCTATTCCCAAAGTTATCGGCAAAGGAAATGAAATAAATCTCGAAGACTCTCATCTGGAAAATTTACCATCCTCTCAATCTCAACCTATGTCTTTATCTGAAAAAATAATCGAATGCATAGAATCTGATCCAGAGTTGATTTTTTGCAAAGAACACATAAAAGGTCATCCAGAGGCAAATTTTCAAGCTATAGCTAAAAGAAGATATTCTGGAATTTCCTGGAAAGATATTTCCGCAGAATGGGGCATTGGAATCACATCTCTACATAGTTTCTACCAACGATGTTTGAAAAAGTTTACTGATAAACTCCAAGAATATATATGTATTTAA
- a CDS encoding CHASE2 domain-containing protein — protein MGKLVVLKFGEGSFEQGFAVTLEIGEERERATTEITGKLPSFPEMPLYYSHWQSSYRQIGNRYRLYADKMQVTNVSMIQDCENASHILRARFNTWLRAEEFRPLREKWLEKLSSTEEVRVILQTENSQLQLLPWHLWDLLERYPKAEIALSSPSYDRIHKPLRKNQLVNILAIVGNSQGIDTQADQALLQQCKNAEVSFLVEPQRKDLTDHLWGKNWDILFFAGHSSSKKNGESGRIYLNKTDSLSINELKYALKKAIENGLQLAIFNSCDGLGLARELADLQIPQMIIMREPVPDQVAKEFLKYFLEGFAGGESLYQAVRQARERLQGLEDKFPCATWLPMICQNPAQNSPTWDELRSTETKDKRNSVLSPRDRFTTTLLSSLAITGFVCGARLLGLVENPEIAAYDLMIRQRPAQGIDSRLLIITIDDEDLAIQRKNNEDLIGASLSEKSLNKLLAKLNQYQPRAIGLDIYRDFKAKQPDLITRLQNTQNLIGVCKGSDGTVNIPGNQPPPEIPTTNLGFSDFIHDRDGVIRRHLLFMNQEVTSLCPAPFAFSLQLASLYLRPSGIEPKFTPEGNLQLGKTIFENLKSRTGGYQNIDANGGQILLNYRSSKQIAEQVKLTQFLSSPINPSAIKDKIVLIGVVAKGDSPDTWPTPYGVPLDEQMPGVIVQAQMVSQILSAVQDGRPLLGVWSLWADVAWIWGWSLIGGILAWRKLSLPWLALAVIITSSVLYLVCFGLLISGAWVPFVPSALSLVVTVGLMSIYNSTTKVRVASGK, from the coding sequence ATGGGTAAGTTAGTGGTTCTGAAATTCGGAGAGGGTAGTTTTGAGCAAGGGTTTGCTGTCACCCTCGAAATTGGTGAAGAACGCGAACGTGCTACAACAGAAATTACGGGGAAGCTACCTTCATTTCCCGAAATGCCGCTCTATTACAGTCATTGGCAGTCTAGTTATCGACAGATAGGCAATCGTTATCGTCTCTATGCTGACAAAATGCAGGTGACGAACGTATCGATGATTCAAGACTGCGAAAACGCTTCTCATATTTTGCGGGCACGCTTTAATACGTGGCTGCGGGCAGAGGAGTTTCGCCCTTTGAGGGAAAAATGGTTAGAAAAATTGTCGTCCACCGAAGAAGTGCGGGTGATTTTGCAAACAGAAAATAGCCAATTGCAGCTATTACCCTGGCATTTGTGGGATTTGTTAGAACGCTACCCCAAGGCTGAAATCGCCCTTTCTTCGCCATCCTACGATCGCATTCACAAACCACTCAGAAAAAATCAATTAGTCAACATTTTAGCAATTGTGGGCAATAGTCAGGGAATTGACACCCAGGCCGATCAAGCTTTACTGCAACAGTGTAAAAATGCAGAGGTTAGCTTTCTGGTAGAACCACAACGCAAGGATTTGACTGACCATCTTTGGGGAAAAAACTGGGATATTCTCTTTTTTGCTGGGCACAGTTCCAGTAAGAAAAATGGAGAAAGCGGACGAATTTACCTGAATAAAACTGATAGCCTCAGCATTAACGAGTTAAAGTATGCTCTAAAAAAAGCCATTGAAAACGGCTTGCAACTAGCTATATTCAACTCTTGTGATGGATTGGGATTGGCGCGAGAACTGGCTGATTTGCAAATCCCTCAGATGATCATCATGCGTGAACCTGTCCCAGACCAGGTTGCCAAGGAGTTTTTAAAGTATTTTCTCGAAGGTTTTGCCGGTGGTGAGTCTTTATATCAAGCGGTACGCCAAGCACGGGAACGGTTGCAAGGACTTGAGGATAAATTTCCCTGTGCGACTTGGCTACCAATGATTTGTCAAAATCCCGCGCAGAACTCACCCACTTGGGATGAATTAAGGTCTACAGAAACTAAAGATAAACGAAATTCAGTTTTGTCTCCCAGAGACAGATTTACGACAACTTTGTTATCCAGTTTGGCGATTACAGGCTTCGTTTGTGGGGCGAGATTGCTGGGATTGGTGGAAAATCCAGAGATTGCAGCCTATGACTTGATGATCCGTCAGCGTCCTGCACAGGGAATTGATTCCCGACTGTTGATAATCACAATTGACGATGAGGATCTGGCAATTCAAAGAAAAAATAACGAGGATTTAATTGGAGCTTCCCTTTCGGAAAAATCTCTTAACAAACTCCTGGCAAAACTGAATCAATACCAACCCCGTGCGATCGGCTTGGATATTTACCGTGATTTTAAAGCCAAACAACCAGACTTAATTACTCGCCTTCAAAACACTCAGAATTTGATTGGCGTATGTAAAGGGAGCGATGGCACAGTAAATATCCCAGGTAATCAGCCACCACCAGAAATCCCCACAACAAATCTGGGATTCAGTGACTTTATTCACGATCGTGATGGAGTTATCCGTCGGCATCTCCTGTTCATGAACCAAGAGGTAACATCGTTGTGTCCTGCTCCCTTTGCATTCAGTCTACAACTAGCCTCCCTCTATCTGCGCCCTTCAGGAATTGAACCAAAGTTCACACCTGAAGGGAATTTACAGCTGGGTAAAACTATTTTTGAGAACCTAAAATCTCGTACTGGCGGCTATCAAAATATTGATGCCAATGGCGGTCAAATCTTACTCAATTACCGTTCCTCAAAACAAATAGCCGAACAGGTGAAGCTAACCCAATTTTTATCTAGTCCAATTAACCCCAGTGCGATCAAAGACAAAATTGTTTTGATTGGTGTGGTGGCAAAGGGGGATTCTCCAGACACCTGGCCTACACCTTATGGCGTTCCTTTAGATGAGCAAATGCCAGGAGTGATAGTACAAGCGCAGATGGTCAGCCAAATCCTCAGTGCAGTGCAGGATGGGCGACCCTTGCTGGGGGTTTGGTCACTGTGGGCTGATGTGGCCTGGATTTGGGGCTGGTCTTTGATAGGGGGAATCCTGGCTTGGCGAAAGCTTTCGTTACCTTGGTTGGCATTGGCAGTTATTATTACCTCTAGTGTTCTATATTTAGTTTGCTTTGGTTTGTTAATTTCGGGTGCTTGGGTGCCTTTTGTCCCTTCGGCTTTGTCGTTGGTTGTCACCGTTGGCTTGATGTCAATTTATAATTCAACAACAAAAGTTCGGGTGGCTAGTGGGAAATAG